The following are from one region of the Mustela lutreola isolate mMusLut2 chromosome 7, mMusLut2.pri, whole genome shotgun sequence genome:
- the AP4S1 gene encoding AP-4 complex subunit sigma-1 isoform X1 — translation MIKFFLMVNKQGQTRLSKYYEHVEINKRTLLETEVIKSCLSRSNDQCSFIEFKDFKLIYRQYAALFIVVGVNDTENEMAIYEFIHNFVEVLDEYFSRVSELDIMFNLDKVHIILDEMLLNGCIVETNRARILAPLLILDKMSES, via the exons atgataaaattttttcTCATGGTGAATAAACAAGGACAGACCCGACTTTCTAAATACTATGAACATGTGGAGATCAATAAGCGTACACTTCTGGAAACGGAAGTCATAAAGAGCTGTCTCTCCCGATCTAATGATCAA TGCTCTTTCATTGAATTTAAGGATTTTAAGCTGATATATCGACAGTATGCAGCTCTATTCATTGTGGTTGGAGTTAACGACACTGAG aacgAGATGGCCATTTATGAATTCATCCATAATTTTGTGGAAGTGTTAGATGAGTACTTCAGCCGAGTG agtgaACTAGAT ATAATGTTTAATTTGGATAAAGTGCACATCATTTTGGATGAGATGTTGTTAAATGGCTGCATTGTGGAAACAAATCGAGCAAGAATTCTTGCCCCTCTACTCATTCTTGATAAAATGTCAGAAAGCTGA
- the AP4S1 gene encoding AP-4 complex subunit sigma-1 isoform X2 — protein sequence MIKFFLMVNKQGQTRLSKYYEHVEINKRTLLETEVIKSCLSRSNDQCSFIEFKDFKLIYRQYAALFIVVGVNDTENEMAIYEFIHNFVEVLDEYFSRVSELDVSFFKAVSQVFLSTWQSTG from the exons atgataaaattttttcTCATGGTGAATAAACAAGGACAGACCCGACTTTCTAAATACTATGAACATGTGGAGATCAATAAGCGTACACTTCTGGAAACGGAAGTCATAAAGAGCTGTCTCTCCCGATCTAATGATCAA TGCTCTTTCATTGAATTTAAGGATTTTAAGCTGATATATCGACAGTATGCAGCTCTATTCATTGTGGTTGGAGTTAACGACACTGAG aacgAGATGGCCATTTATGAATTCATCCATAATTTTGTGGAAGTGTTAGATGAGTACTTCAGCCGAGTG agtgaACTAGATGTATCCTTTTTCAAAGCTGTGAGCCAGGTTTTCCTCAGTACTTGGCAAAGCACAGGCTAG